The sequence GTACCAGACACCCACTCACACAAGCAATTCATGTTGTTTGATCTAGTTGATGTCTCTTGTTCGTCAGCTTACTGCTCTTTCGTCCCCCACTGCTGGCGGTGAAGATTCAATCCTCTTTGTCCGAAAACGGTGCGTATATAGAATTCCTCCGCCTCTTCCGTCCAGACGTGCAACTGGGTTGTGTCGAGACATTTATCTTCATCACACCACACAAAGTATTCAGGATCCGCTATTCCAACCAAATTTACATACTCATTCTTCACATTCGAAAAATCGCCTGCATCCCAACGATCCAATATTTGATCTAATTCGGAACCCTTCTTGACGAATCGTTTCAAGTACTGAATGTTTTCCTTTGCCATTTGGCTATAGCCAGACCCTGCTGAGTTCATATCGATTTCCCTCTTTTTCCCGTAAGCTTCCTTATTGCTGTCCGGCAGACGGTAAGCTTCTGGATAGCGTGTTACTTTTTGGGCGAGCAACAGTTTCATCTGATAGGCGACATACTCCGTGTTACCCCACTCCATTTGTTCTTCCGTGTATACGCCAAGCTGTCCTCTCAATGGCTTCGCTGGTTCTGTCGGATCGACCGGATCATTCATATGGAGAATTCGATGAAGGAACAATGCATAATGTACGCGTGTGACGGGCTTGTTAGGCTGATATTTTCCATTGTCGCCCGTTGTGATTCCATTGGAGTAAAGGGCCCGTACATATTGGCTAGCCGGATGGTTTTTTGGCACGTCCACGAAGTTAAGTTCCGTCTGCACATCCAGTTGGAATGCGATGGTCAGCACCTTTGCCATCTCGGCACGGGTGATCGGTTTATTCGGATAGAGATTGCCTTTCGCATCAGCTTCAAAAATACCTGCCTGTTGCAGTTTCTTGATGTCATTGAAATAAGCGTTCTTTGGCGACACGTCCTTAAATTTCACGAACGGTTTTCGCGCCGGCAATTTCACTGCACGGTTGACGAGCGCCGCCGCATGTTTCCGGCTAATGGATTCTTCTGGTCTGAATTCACCGTTCGCATACCCGCTAATAATGTTCTTATCCCGCATCTCATGGACAATGTCCACATACGGGCTGTTTTTGGATACATCCTTAAATGGATCTTTGACAGCTGCCTCTGCTCCTGTAGGCATGAATAGCATAGGCACGACGAGCACCGCCGCCATCACAATCTTTCCTAGTTTGTTCTTCATGCAACTTCCTCCTATCGGTATGTACGGTTTTCTAATCAGCGTACAGACGCAAATTTCTGGAATAAGTTTCAAAAGTTTTTTATCATAATCTGATAAGAGTGTTCTGGTCTTGAATCCATGCCGTATCCAGTCCTTTAACCAGCAAACTTTCTAGTTAAATTCAACGTTCAAAGACCTTTTCAATCAGCTCTGTGAAC is a genomic window of Sporosarcina oncorhynchi containing:
- a CDS encoding S-layer homology domain-containing protein, which produces MKNKLGKIVMAAVLVVPMLFMPTGAEAAVKDPFKDVSKNSPYVDIVHEMRDKNIISGYANGEFRPEESISRKHAAALVNRAVKLPARKPFVKFKDVSPKNAYFNDIKKLQQAGIFEADAKGNLYPNKPITRAEMAKVLTIAFQLDVQTELNFVDVPKNHPASQYVRALYSNGITTGDNGKYQPNKPVTRVHYALFLHRILHMNDPVDPTEPAKPLRGQLGVYTEEQMEWGNTEYVAYQMKLLLAQKVTRYPEAYRLPDSNKEAYGKKREIDMNSAGSGYSQMAKENIQYLKRFVKKGSELDQILDRWDAGDFSNVKNEYVNLVGIADPEYFVWCDEDKCLDTTQLHVWTEEAEEFYIRTVFGQRGLNLHRQQWGTKEQ